AGAGTCCATAAAGATGAAGACCATATTAATATTACTCTTTCTCTCCCTTGCAATAATCCTTCCCTTGTCAGCCTTGGCAACTTGCGCCACCAATGACACTCTCGACAACCAACTATTGATAAATGTACTCGATACTAATGGTAATCCCCTCAACAAAAGCAGTAGGTACTGGATAACTCCGGTCTACTACACTATGAACGGTGGAGGCGTACGTGTTGTTAATCTTGGTAGTGATCTAAAACAAACCACTATGTGTCCTACATCTGTAGTACAATCTCACTCCCCTTCAGACAATGGTATCGCGGTTTATTTTACACCTAAGAATCCTAAATATGAAAAGATTGTGGTGTCCACTCCGTTAAACATCCAGTTCTATTTTGATTATCCTTTGTGTAGGAACCTAACCGTGTGGAAGGTTGACAACCTTGTAACGGAATTGCCACACACCATAAGCACAGGTGCAAAGTTGGGAAATCCCAACGATTTGAGCAGTTGGTTCCAAATTAAGCCTCTAGGTAGAAATTATAAGCTAGTGTTCTGTCTCCAAGGCACTAGTTATTGCCAAAACATTGGAATCGTCCCCCAAAGTGGATATCATCGTTTGGTTCTCTCAAAGAACCCAAAGCCCTTTGTGTTCAAACTGGATGATAGAATTGGAATGGCCGCCGAAGCATGATCGTCATGTTATGCCTAGATCTACTCTAGGTCATGTGGACTTTGTCCCGTTGCATGGATGTAAAAATTAATTCGAATGTAATGGAGTCTATGTTATGCCTAGATCTACTCTATGTAATGTATAATGCATAGATGCAGGGACTTTGTCCCATTGCATGGATGTAAAACTTAATAATAAGGCCTTAGTCATCTACCAACTCTTAAACTTGTTTCGAAATTTTACTTGGACTCCGTACCTGTCCTTTGTATCTATTGAATACTTCAACCCCGGTGATTTGGaccatttgaatattttttttgacaaTCAACTAAACGTATAAAACGTGTGAATATAC
This window of the Capsicum annuum cultivar UCD-10X-F1 unplaced genomic scaffold, UCD10Xv1.1 ctg23574, whole genome shotgun sequence genome carries:
- the LOC124890737 gene encoding kunitz trypsin inhibitor 3-like, with translation MKTILILLFLSLAIILPLSALATCATNDTLDNQLLINVLDTNGNPLNKSSRYWITPVYYTMNGGGVRVVNLGSDLKQTTMCPTSVVQSHSPSDNGIAVYFTPKNPKYEKIVVSTPLNIQFYFDYPLCRNLTVWKVDNLVTELPHTISTGAKLGNPNDLSSWFQIKPLGRNYKLVFCLQGTSYCQNIGIVPQSGYHRLVLSKNPKPFVFKLDDRIGMAAEA